The window TTGAATACAGGGAAATTTGACCATACCCCTATTGTCTAGTGTAACaccataaataattttaaaacaataaactaagtACAAGTGAACAAACACAAAAGTCACGTCTAATTTAACAATACCGGTCGAAACGAATACCAATCAACATGTACACAAAACagttttaatcaaaatatataagTGTATTGTAACACAATCGAcaattatatttatcatttaaatttagGAGTAACAGTTGAAAGATCGGATCTTCTAGAGGTATTAATATTTACGGATAAATAAAGCCATAATAGGTTTGATAATATATGATAATTCATATCAGATTTGTTATTAgtaatttaaaagataaattaaatatatacgaGATCAGAATAATCATAAGTGTTAATTTAGTTCTTTTCGTTACTGTGTATGTTCTTTTATAAAACATCACCATTTATTTGGAGGTATAAACTTATAAGGAGATAGAATGGTCAGCCACATTATGTTTATATTCTAATAAGTATTGAGTGGTGCAATGTTCCCTGAGGTGTGAACGATTTATTCAGTCATGTCATCCATTTGTTCCTATATATATTAGACATGAtagttttttacaaaaaaaaatcatgtacctTTGTAtatcaatttagaatttagaattaaaagtATTACAAACCATAAAAATTGAAACTAATACCAGTCAACACGTACATTAACAGATATAGACAAAACATTTAAGTGTATTCTTACACATTCGACAATACTACTattccttttaaattttttaattaaacGTAACAATTAATAGGAAGACCGGGTTCATTGGAGGTATTTACATTTACGTATAAACACAATCATTATAGATTTGATCATTTATAATTAATCtacatcaaaatttataattataataaaataataaaccatCACCATCTAACTAGGGGAATAGAACTTGAAATGAGGCGACAGAAACAGCAGCTATATTATTGTTCTAGCCATAGCAGTGTTGTGTGGTATTCAGAATGATCAAGTGTAAACGATTTATTCGGTCATGACGTTAAGATTGCCCAATGTATTTGACATGATGcgctttttttctaaaagtattcagatatatcaattaaaattttaatcgtATTTAATGTAAAGAAGGATCATATACCGAGTGGTACACGTTTGTTTGACACTTATTTTCTATGCTCTAATTAAGAGAAAACGTTTACATAATAGTGTAGTTCATTTCGTTAAAACAACataatagaaaaattaaacaaattaatgGTTTGAAAATCTGAACTCCAGAAATTTGCCGCTATTATCATTGAAGGCGAACTCCCTTATGtttgtataaaaatacaaaaacattctAAATAATCTGAAATAATACAATGTAAATTGGACTGGAATTGTCTTTCTTGTAATTCATTTGTACAGTTGAATTTCTATGTTATGCGAAATATATTTGTTCGTGTCAATTATTCACTGGCAAAGCACAGGCAGTTTCAAGATGAATTGAAAGGTTACAAATTGACACTCAAATATGATATATAGAGACAGCTTCTAATGCAGACGTTTtagaaataaacattaaaatcCAACCGACAGCAACAAATTCGTATGAAGGTATACGTAAATTCGATAGTATCAAAGCAggtatttcaaaacaaataaaagaaataaaatataaatgcttTTTATTCCAGAATTCAAAGAAATCTAACCTGCGTCTATTTCTTCGATAGCAGAAACGCCTTTGTTACATCAGATTGAAAAGAAAGTTTAATGTGGGAAATCTTTCTTTGTTCGGTGTTGTGGAACTGGAACACTCTTACTGACAGAATCCttaacaacaaaatatacaaacccTAACTTAAAATGCAAACTATGCTACCAAGACGGACTGAAGCGATATATGGCAGTCAATTAGCAGATCAAAAGAAGAAATCAGTGAGGATAAGTGACGATACAACGGTTCGTAAATTAAATTACAGAACTATTCAAAGATCCCTTTTGCGTTCAAAAACAACGTATATAAAACGTAAACACGAATGCAACCTTTTCAATTCGCCcgaaatacaaaacaataacaaatgtTTACTTCCAAACACAGTAGATAATAAAAATAGTAAATCACTTGACTTTAAATCGTTCGTAGATGAAAAGATTAAAAATAGAACTAAAAACGAAACAATAGGGACAGACAACAGGAAGGATGTCTTATTAAAATCAAAAAAGAAAGAAGCAAACAACGAACAGCAGTCCAAACCCGTGGAACATAAAGATAACAAAGAAAAGGTCGACTTCAAAAAGATTGGTGCAGAATACATTCAGTCTGCGATGaagaaaaaagaagattttgaatTGAGTAAACGGTCGTTAATACCATCAAAAGCAGATGTAAGATGCATTGATGAGAAATTAAGTCCACTTAAATCCGAAACTGACTCTGAAACTATAAACCCAGTGACGTTACCAACCAAATTATTACATCGATCTTCCCTTCCCAAGAGAGAAATTAAGAAATACAACGTTACTGTATCAAATAAATTAGAATTAACTGTTAGTAAAAATAGTATGAAACAAGATTCTGAAGGCAACAAAAGTACAATTAAAATGTCTGAAAACACTAAACAAAAGGATAAACCGGAAGCACAACGGAAACCGACAAATCTTCCGGATAACCAAAGAAAAACTTTaaaggaaatgaaagaagagaaaaTAGTAGAGGACGTGACAAATACGGAAACCAATAGTTTTCTTATTGTTGCTGCTATAGATTTCGGTACTTCTTACTCGGGTTATGCGTTTTCTTCATTTAACGAACACAAAAGGAATCCGATGTTGATAACTGCAAAATTATGGTCTAGTTCTCAGTTCAAAGCGGTCAAAACGTCCACTTCGATTCTATTTGATGAAAAGAGACGATTTCACTCATTTGGATTTGAAGCTGAAGAAAAATATCTGCGACTTTTAGAGGATGAAGATAGTAATGTTGACGAGTGGTTTTATTTCAGTCGATTTAAGATGATACTGTATCAAAACATGGTAAGAAAAGTTATCGATAATCTCAGTTTTTAAATACAATCTGTTCACATGTCACGTGATTCATTGGCTGTTAAGTTTTCACTGTTACTACAGCCTTTAATGCTAACACAGTTAGGATCCTAAAGAGGACGATGGaacaaaatgataaatgaaaGAAAACCAAGTATTATAAAGACAAGAGGGCAAAAAGacaaatattattaaatgtaTGTAAAATAATGCATAGAATGTTAAAGACCGAAATACAAACCGGGGATGATCTCAACTGTCTGGAAGGATCGGCACAttctgctccacatttggcatcAGTCGTGTTGCTCAAGACATGTACATCTCGGTGAACTTTTTAACAATACATATCTAATTTATAGATTCAAAATCACTGTAAAAACGTAAAAATTAAGATATCACAATATTGCACACAAAACGGGTTTAAAAATTGTCTGTATTCATGAAGGAAGGTGGTTGCAATAAGACGCATGATTTCGATTAAAGTTTTTCTAATGACTTTCACCCAGTAAACCCGAGATTTAATgtatgaaacaaaataaataataagacCTCTTTAAGATTTAATTTCGGTGTTAAGAGTTTGGTACTTTTAGAACGAGTTGCTTTCGACTTAAAAAGTCTCATCCAATTGACGGTTGAATAAAAATGATACATTCCAATATAGCATAGGTTCTATTGGTGAAGATGAAAATTAAGCGTCTTTCTAAAAGTTGTATGTGTTTTCCACAGCTACCTATCAGCTTTTGAAataaatgtagttttttttttattccttctTTTTATTACTATGACAATTAGACATGTTCATGAATTGTCTTGTATGTTTTCAGAACATAAATACCAATACCAAATTGAAAGACAATCAAGGGAAACGTATGTCAGCATTGAAAGTTTTCTCTGCTGCGATTGGTTACATGAAGGCAGATTTACTTGCAATGTGTTATGCGAAAGATTCTTCCATTGGCCAGGAACAAATCCGTTGGGTACTCACCGTTCCAGCTCTATGGAATGATAATGCTAAAACTTTCATGAGAGAAGCTGCTAATAGAGTATGTTTTTGGCATTTGTTTATCTAAATTTatactttgatttgttttactgAACCGTTGGATAGTTAAAGGAGAAGTCTATtggcaattttaaattatattctgtttttttttcaatgattagAAATATATTCGCAAGTAAAAAGAAGTTATAAAATCATCCATCCCTGATAAAATGTCTCaactttgttttttaatttttttacatttaagtaCATACCGATCCAGGATGAATTAATTTGAACTAGATAAGCAACGCAAAGTTCTTTTTTTCTAGAAAATGGTTTTTGTATTAGTTCTGTCATTATATTTTTAAGATGCATGCTAAttcttaaataattttacaaCCATCTGTAGGAAGTTGTAATTCGATTGCATGTTCACAATGACAAAACAAGAGAAGGTAGAGATTCAATCAAAACCTGGAACCACACATTGCGGATTAAAAATTATAATGCTAACGATTTCGAAAAAGTCATTgaaaaataagtataaaaatgAATAAACGTTTTATAAGTCGTTTGTTTTCAAAGGCTGGTATACCAAACAACAGTCTGGTAATGGCTTTGGAACCGGAAGCTGCCTCACTATACTGTATAGAATGGATGAAGAGAAGTGATGCCACTGAACTTGAGCGAGGAGAAAAATTCATCGTCCTAGATGCTGGCGGTAAATGTGTTTACTACTAGTATATGTCCAAATAAGAGACAATATTTTATGAGATGTTTTGTTTTAGTAGCTTACCATTTTATACGAATACACATACGCGCTGAGAAGTATGATtccaaatgaaacaactctctaccATAGACGAAAAATTAACAAAGgttggtcaccgtacggtctttaacaatgacCAAAGCTACAGCAGTTCAATAACACAATAAAACACTGGCATCTTTATTATAAAATACAACCTAAATAGAAAAATATTGACATCCAAATGTGAGGCTCCGAATCGACTAGAACCAAAATTTCAATTTAACAGCAACAAAAAAAGACCTTACATTGTAAAGGTATATGTTAATGACTTACAGAAAATCCACTGGAAACCTCATAATCAGCAAATATTCTATAACCTTAATTCACTAAAGGAAATAATATGACTTATCATTATGTCATGACAACATGTCACAACACTAAATCAAGAACGAGACAAAATACACGACAGATAACAAAGACCTCCGTCTTTGTATATAGGCACACAAAATATGTTCAGAttggcaaaattgaaaaaaaaacatgtttatctttTTGCATCTGATGGGAGTACACAAATATAGAATTTTAATTGCAAGCTGTTCTCATGTggaaaaaaacacatataaatgACATTTCTTGTTGCTTTTAGGTGGAACGGTTGACATTGCAGTTCATCAGATCCAGGAAAATGGAAGAATAAAAGAATTGAACAAGGCGAGCGGCGGAGACTGGGGTGGAATCAAGGTCGATCAAGAGTTCGATAAACTTTTAAAGGATATTGTCGGCAGAGATCTTTTGAGTGAGATTAAAAAACAGTATATGTCAGATTATATGGATATATTTCATTCATTCGAACGAGCTAAGAGGAGAGACTTTTCTATAGTCGGTCATGGTAAGGTTCAGCTTACTTTTCCGAATATCATTAATCGATTATGCTTGAAAACTAGAGAAAAAGATGTGAACGAGCTGATATCCGAAAACTTGAAGTTCAAAAATAATATTCGATTAATTAAAGACAAACTAGAAATAGATCTTGCATTATTCAAATCACTCTTTGCTGGTGCTATTTACGACATTGTAAATCATCTATCAATTCTTTTTCGGCAGAGTCAAGTAACAGATTTGACAACCATGTTCATGGTTGGGGGATATTCCGAATGTTATCTATTGCAGGAAGCAATTCGATTTAAGTTTAGTTCGCTTAGAGTTTTAATACCACCAAATTCGGTGTTATCCGTACTAAAAGGGGCAGTTCTATATGGGCATTCGCCGCGAACGTTTCAGTCCAGGATAAGTACTTTTACTTATGGTATAGAAACAACAGAACCATTTAGGAAAGAATATCCTGTTGacaaaaagatatttataaatgGGAAATCCCACTGTGATAAGATATTCTGCATCCATGTTAAAGATGGTGAACACGTAACTCTTGGGAAATCAGTGAGCAAAGCATATAAAACCATTGACCCAGATCAGACACATATGGAGTTTATTGTGTATGCTTCCATTAAAAGAACACCAAAGTTCACCGACGAAGACGGGTGTTTTCAACTAGGATCTTTGACCGTTGATGTCAGTAAAATGTCATGTAATAAATATGGGGAAAAGCAGATACGACTTGAACTAATCTATGGAGGAACTGAGTTGGAAGCGATAGCTACTGACACAACAACAGGAAAAACATCCAGAGAACATTTTACTTTAGCACGAGCAGGTCATCGttgttaaaaaatctttttttttaaaacatgccTTTTgataatttcattgattttttcttaattgatataaaaatttcTTCCAAAATACCCAAAGAGTTTTCTATGAAAATGTAATTCGCTTGATCCttaaaagacaaaatcaaaagctcacacaaaagaaacgaatggaaaactgtcatattcctgagcATCCTAATGTAGGAAATggtataatttgatattttttttgtggttatttAATGTCATTTTAATTCGTGTATTTTTTCAATAACATGTTTGAACTATTTTTGTCtgtattaaaaatatcaaatgtacaaATGAATTGTTCAACTAAAATTACTCTAGTAAAAAAAACCGAAAGAAACATCAGAAACTAAGATGTATACATAACCGGAAAACTTTAAGAAGTAATCGATGAGCTGGTCTCTATTATATCAGAAAAACAAACTGGCGggtaaatttttttttcagcGCCAAAGAAAGTACacaaataaactgttaacaagagataataaaattgacggtactaattttcttgcacaagatgcgcatttcgacaattgatgtctcttcagtgatgcccgtgtccaaaatatttgaaatccaaagcttatataaaagatgaagagctataatccaaaaggtccaaaaagtatagccaaatccgtgaaaggaatcagagctttgcatgagggaggttcattccttaatttataataatttctaatattttgtaacaggaaattttaataacacacaaaatccgtattttcatgccagtaccgaagtactggctactgggctggtgataccctcggggactaatagtccaccagcagaggcatcgacccagtggtagtaataaaattgacggtactaattttcttgcaccagatgcgcatttcgacaattcatgtctcttcagAGATAAGTCAACCTTATTTTGAGATTTTTATAATGCAAGTGTTGAAGTTAAAATAGTTAtgatgcaaatattcaaagtcagtgaactgcataccaaatatcatatgCATTGACTTagcactagtggttccccataaactgaccttatcacaaagtaatacattgttgacgccgccgccgacggGAACATCATacatatgtctcgctttttgaatCGGTCAGAGCGTAACAAACCTacatttaaaactgaaaaataacGTTTTGTCTTGGACATGCCTCAAAATGATATATGTATACACCAAAAAATCAGGTACATAACAAAAGTGTACATACTGAAATGGTTAACTTGTCTTATTGAATAagattgataatggaaatggggaacgtgtcaaagagaaaacaacccggcCATACAGCAAACTACAGCCGAAtgggtctccaatgtagcgagaaactcccgcacccggaggcgtccttcagctgtccgctaaaacaaatatgtatactagttcattgataatggacgtcatactaaactccgaataatACACAAGAAACCCTCAGTTGAAGTTTACTTGATATCAActtaaaaatttgataacattgTTTTGTCACAAGTATAAAACGGATATTAGTGAAGTCTTTTTACAGTGTTAGACAAACATGTTTACCTCACATGCATTCTCTATTTATTACGGAATCAAAACAACTGACCTTATTGTGAAACATAACGTCCACCAagaaaccatgaaaatgaagtcattCATGCAAACCATGTCTGTCGGTTGAATACataatgcaattattgcatataacaCCAAATGCATATAGGCTTGTGTGCATTTTAAAAACTGATTTTACTTATGGGTGTCTTCATCCTATGGTTATGATTGCCCCTAGGTTTCGTTTTGtatgttttaacaatattttagatcaatatcaaatattagcacatcatttttaatgtttttgcacattttataatgaatgtagatttttgtttaatgtaCAGTTGGAAATAATACATGCATATCATTACAAGAATATGCTTCAGTAGTATGAAAATAAACCATGTTTATACTTGACATtatagttcacaaggtaacagtatGTGGGAATATATGTTATCcaactgaaaacaaaatattctgattccaaGACATGGTTTTCGCTCTTACTCCTGAATGTGTACAAATTCCGTTCTATGAACAGCTGTTGAGATCTTGGCCTTTGACAACATCACTACCAGTTGTTCTCACATTGTGGGGCATTAACAAACCAAGTATTGTTGATACAAAGAATTCACCATTTATTAAtcttaatacaaatattttacttttgttATTTCTCTTGAATTGGGATTTTTAGTCAAATATACACCTACCAATAGAGGTTCTTATTAATCTTCACTTGTATACAGTGTTCTCCCCATggccttttagcatcatggtaatgtAATGCTTTCTTAATTGGTTTTCTAATAAATTATGTTATAGATGTGATGCTATAACTTTTTAAGGGAGATTTTATATTGATATGTCTACTTATAATTTCAATCAAATTAACATCCCAAATTATcgttattaaaattttgtaatatggGCATTCCACAAGGTTGTGTTGTTTTACATCGATCAAGCTATTTCCCTATGAACTATATTTAATTACACCAACTTAATAAGAAAGtttaagattgattgattaattggtgtTAGCTTTATGCCTCATTAGCTCACTTCTGTTGTAACTTCTTACTTTGATACACATTGCTTTTTTAACTGGGATATAACTTAAATTTAAATCATTAAGCTTACCATGGTTAACCAGAACAACTTTTGTCTTGATGCTGACATAGCTGGTTGacctcttttttatataaaagaggggcagaagataccatagggacattcaaactcatatagattgaaaacaaactgacaatgccacggctaaaaaagacaaacagacaaataatagtacacaaggcacaacatggaaaactaaagactaagtaacacgaaccccaccaaaaacaaggaGTGATCCCATCTTAGAGATTAAGTACTAAAGGTTGGGCATAAAAAGAATAAAGACATCTAAGCAACacaaatttctttatttattatgtatCATGATTCTATAGCAATGAGATGAAAgtagaattttaattaaaaatatgaatattagaAACATGACTAAATTGAAATCAGTCTTCacattttttcttctaaattatatttgaaacaataatcaaatcaatatttaagccaGTAAACTtgtacaaaaagttataaagaaatAACTTAGTATTACAGAGAGATCCATGTTCTCTCTACTTTACCAGTAAGCTTTGGAAAATTATATTCAAAACAATTTCACATTttacatttgcatataatttaaagatgttttcttttttcaagtcAAACTGAGCGGTTGACAGTTTATACTTAAAATAACAATTATTAAATCAGCcttttaaaattaatgttttttgtCTAGAAATTTTTCAACCCTTAattttttaacatacatgtatgtactgaaGTATATATCTTATTCATTTTCACATAGCTTAAAAATTTAAGCACATGAATTATTTCAAAGATCCTTATAACTTAAGAATAAATAAGTTCATTCCAAatccaaatatgaaaaaataaaaaaatatctaaaagcaTAAAGGCAAGAAAAGGCAAAGCTAATTGCAGATAAAATCCATTCCTTATCCCGTCAATGAAAGCTCTATTTTGATTGGCAGAAACATCTAATCAACCCCCAATCAAAATTTATCTGGTCAGTATGACCTTTAAGTATAAATTTTAGTAATATTCATAATAAACATATGTGACATAATTTGACAAATCTCAGCTTTTCAATAATAGAAACCTATGTGACATGATTTGAAAAATCACAACTTTTCAATAATATAAACATGTGACAGGATTTGACAATTCAAagcttttcaaaaatataataatgtgaCAGGATTTGACAAATTACAGCTTTTCAAtaattgattttacaaaaagAATCATTTTAGTCAATGAAGATTGATAAAGTGTTGATTTCTGAGTGTAATGCCTAATGGATAAAAATATGATATGACAGGAATAGCATTTAATTCATCCAAAGATCACAACCAAAACATTCAGCAGTTCATTATAAAACTTGTGAAACTTATAAGTAACTCATTTCATTGCTtgtgttttcaaaattttacgaTTTATTTAATCTATTGTATAGTATCACAAGTACATGAAGTatgaaatatgtttaataaaacACATATATTGTTATACACATAATTTATTaacttcaaaaatgtttaaacaagATAAAGGATTGCTTTTACAATACAACTACTAGATTGTCTtatcataaaatgtaaaaaatacacaTGCACTATTATATCATTATAGGAAAATAACATTCTTTTTTATTGGATTTCAAAGCAGGAAAAAACAAGGCTCACTGTCAGAGTAcaacaacattttatatatacCTACAATGTATCAGGTTTCTTAATTCTGCAATTTAAAATTTATgcttaaaagaattttttttttttaactgtttaaccTCCCACACCATTGAATTTGTATTGTAATGAAATCCACATTGTTTTAAATGCGGACTGAGAAGAGGACCCCAAAGTATTAAACGCTGTAACAAAGTGTTTTGAATGTCACAGAAGCTAGATACCATGAAATCCCATATATTTACTTTACATACATTGTTTTGGTTTATCTTTACAACTATAATGTTATGGTAAAATGGTTGATAGCAGGATAAATGCAACTATCCTGCCTTCTGTCACAATGAAAAGTGGGTAGGTGagattaaaaaatgatttatgtcttttcaacaaaattttcaaaaatcatgTTTTCGTCGAGTTCAACAAGAGTTTACATTTACACATCTGATAATTATGTGCAATGGAATCtctgaaatttcaaatgaaatgatttttttttgttaccatTGTAGACAAATTAACCACAAATGTGACTCATCAGTCAGTGGCAAaaggattttattttaaatacataaaaacacCATTCCTTCATTGTATTTGGAGCAATGCAATAAAAAGTATTAGTGTCTTTGGTCAAAAATAGGATCAGTAGGGAGGTAGGTAACAGATACATATTTTTGCAAGTCTAGCTTGCATCTATTgcatatttcaaaacaaacattGTAAAAACATGAACACAGCTGGAAGTATCTCAACTcaaatattgtaaattcagaaattattgcagtgttttattattgcaaaataatTTAGACACAGTTATATTTGCGATCATCTAaaatcatattttgaaatttgtatatgaattaaaccggatttttctcaaaattacaaaaattaaaatagcatttgtctaaaatgacaaaatctcaataataaatgcatgcaataatttctggaTGTACAGTAATGTGGATCCAATTATTTTCATGGATACCCATTTTTTAAAGATAGAAGAAAAATTATATCTTTTTAGTGATTTgttatttcatggttttgcatttttttttagactGGATAAAGGTCTATTAAAAACTGGTCATCTCtctaataattaaaattttattttaccttCACTTAAAATTGGttacaaatgaaacaaaaatgaatccacagtatgctaATTAGAGTTTACTTAT of the Mytilus galloprovincialis chromosome 8, xbMytGall1.hap1.1, whole genome shotgun sequence genome contains:
- the LOC143041993 gene encoding heat shock 70 kDa protein 12A-like; amino-acid sequence: MQTMLPRRTEAIYGSQLADQKKKSVRISDDTTVRKLNYRTIQRSLLRSKTTYIKRKHECNLFNSPEIQNNNKCLLPNTVDNKNSKSLDFKSFVDEKIKNRTKNETIGTDNRKDVLLKSKKKEANNEQQSKPVEHKDNKEKVDFKKIGAEYIQSAMKKKEDFELSKRSLIPSKADVRCIDEKLSPLKSETDSETINPVTLPTKLLHRSSLPKREIKKYNVTVSNKLELTVSKNSMKQDSEGNKSTIKMSENTKQKDKPEAQRKPTNLPDNQRKTLKEMKEEKIVEDVTNTETNSFLIVAAIDFGTSYSGYAFSSFNEHKRNPMLITAKLWSSSQFKAVKTSTSILFDEKRRFHSFGFEAEEKYLRLLEDEDSNVDEWFYFSRFKMILYQNMNINTNTKLKDNQGKRMSALKVFSAAIGYMKADLLAMCYAKDSSIGQEQIRWVLTVPALWNDNAKTFMREAANRAGIPNNSLVMALEPEAASLYCIEWMKRSDATELERGEKFIVLDAGGGTVDIAVHQIQENGRIKELNKASGGDWGGIKVDQEFDKLLKDIVGRDLLSEIKKQYMSDYMDIFHSFERAKRRDFSIVGHGKVQLTFPNIINRLCLKTREKDVNELISENLKFKNNIRLIKDKLEIDLALFKSLFAGAIYDIVNHLSILFRQSQVTDLTTMFMVGGYSECYLLQEAIRFKFSSLRVLIPPNSVLSVLKGAVLYGHSPRTFQSRISTFTYGIETTEPFRKEYPVDKKIFINGKSHCDKIFCIHVKDGEHVTLGKSVSKAYKTIDPDQTHMEFIVYASIKRTPKFTDEDGCFQLGSLTVDVSKMSCNKYGEKQIRLELIYGGTELEAIATDTTTGKTSREHFTLARAGHRC